The following are from one region of the Leptospira selangorensis genome:
- a CDS encoding LIC13259/LIC11441 family protein, protein MKRSVILILLSSLLLSLSFCKKEEKPVLETEKPLFEKVLSENDKIIQFLLTTESVSPDVNGLISSLNSLGEAKGGLESSALEMKNVLEGAKSSDVRISFEAYSKFSEVLASTMKVHGLQSGRNRFYCPMVKKTWVFSGMKILNPYAPDMRDCGDLIP, encoded by the coding sequence ATGAAACGATCCGTAATACTAATTTTATTATCTTCACTATTACTTTCCCTTTCCTTCTGCAAAAAGGAAGAGAAGCCTGTATTAGAGACAGAAAAACCACTTTTCGAAAAAGTTTTGTCGGAAAACGATAAGATAATTCAATTTCTCTTAACAACGGAGAGTGTTTCTCCGGATGTAAACGGATTAATTTCCTCCTTAAATTCTCTGGGAGAAGCAAAAGGTGGCTTGGAATCTTCTGCACTAGAAATGAAAAACGTATTAGAAGGGGCAAAATCTTCGGATGTGAGAATATCCTTTGAGGCCTATTCTAAGTTCAGCGAAGTTTTAGCTAGTACAATGAAGGTGCATGGACTACAATCTGGAAGAAACCGTTTCTATTGTCCGATGGTCAAAAAGACATGGGTGTTCTCAGGTATGAAAATCCTAAATCCTTACGCTCCGGATATGCGTGATTGTGGTGATCTTATTCCCTGA
- a CDS encoding (2Fe-2S) ferredoxin domain-containing protein → MYFDKHVFVCENVRAEGERPSCGPKGSPQLLAYMKKRVQELGLKGKIRVQKSGCLDRCELGPVQVSYPEGLWFSIKTQEDAEAFIQNHILENKPEAIRHLTLKDEE, encoded by the coding sequence ATGTATTTTGATAAGCATGTTTTTGTCTGCGAGAATGTCAGAGCGGAAGGAGAAAGACCTTCTTGCGGTCCGAAAGGATCTCCTCAGTTGCTCGCTTATATGAAAAAGAGAGTACAAGAACTTGGATTAAAAGGTAAGATCCGTGTCCAAAAATCAGGTTGTTTGGATCGATGTGAGTTGGGTCCTGTGCAAGTTTCTTATCCGGAAGGCCTTTGGTTTTCTATCAAGACCCAAGAAGACGCCGAAGCATTTATACAAAATCATATACTAGAAAATAAACCGGAAGCGATCCGGCATCTGACATTAAAGGACGAAGAGTGA
- a CDS encoding zinc-binding dehydrogenase, with product MAKKFEIPKSYLAYELKEYSNEPGRAKIVEKEPKPLKKGEVLLKVHSGSINPSDLMFMRGLYGIKKKLPVVPGFEGSGLVIASGGGWRANSLVGKPVACVAPNKGDGPYAEYMITDAYSCFTLGKDVSLEQGACLFVNPITAWALLDQVIREKHKAYVQTAAASALGKMLLRLSNKKGIPGIHVVRRKEQVDLLKSLGAEHVLDSSSPNFDRELRVLSNKLNATIMLDAVAGEITGRALAAMPYGSKCVVYGALSEEPISYHAGLGIFQDKKIEGYWLSSWMPRQSPFKIWKITSEIRSLLGKEFQTQIAAKYPLKEADKAIQEYANNMTRGKVLISNGWEL from the coding sequence ATGGCAAAAAAGTTCGAAATACCAAAATCGTATCTTGCGTATGAATTGAAAGAATACAGCAACGAACCTGGAAGAGCTAAAATTGTAGAGAAAGAACCGAAACCTTTGAAGAAGGGAGAGGTTCTACTTAAGGTTCATTCGGGTTCCATCAATCCATCAGATCTAATGTTCATGAGAGGGCTTTACGGAATTAAGAAAAAACTTCCTGTTGTTCCTGGTTTTGAAGGAAGCGGTTTGGTGATCGCAAGTGGCGGTGGTTGGAGAGCAAATTCTCTAGTTGGTAAACCGGTTGCATGTGTTGCTCCAAATAAAGGTGACGGACCTTATGCAGAATACATGATCACTGACGCATATTCTTGTTTTACTTTAGGAAAAGATGTAAGCCTGGAGCAAGGCGCTTGTTTATTCGTAAACCCAATCACCGCTTGGGCCTTGCTCGATCAAGTTATTCGAGAAAAACATAAGGCTTATGTCCAGACTGCTGCCGCTTCTGCCTTAGGAAAAATGTTATTAAGACTTTCTAATAAGAAAGGAATTCCAGGTATTCATGTTGTAAGAAGAAAAGAGCAGGTTGATCTTCTTAAATCTTTAGGCGCCGAACATGTATTGGATTCTAGTTCCCCTAATTTTGATAGAGAACTTAGAGTTCTTTCCAATAAACTGAATGCTACTATCATGTTGGATGCAGTTGCAGGAGAGATCACAGGAAGAGCTTTAGCAGCAATGCCTTACGGAAGTAAATGTGTGGTTTACGGCGCATTATCTGAAGAACCCATTTCTTATCATGCGGGGCTTGGTATCTTTCAGGATAAAAAGATAGAAGGTTACTGGCTTTCTTCTTGGATGCCTCGGCAAAGTCCTTTTAAAATTTGGAAGATAACTTCAGAGATCCGATCTCTTCTAGGAAAAGAATTCCAGACTCAGATCGCTGCTAAATACCCGCTTAAAGAGGCAGATAAAGCGATCCAAGAATATGCAAATAATATGACCAGAGGAAAGGTTCTCATTTCCAATGGTTGGGAGCTTTAA
- a CDS encoding LEA type 2 family protein, with protein MGIFSPHIKGQRIFLPLVLILGTFFLFNSCLGDLRENVKKLQACKFRILETKTEKVEILPFPPSPKIVMISKLEIENPNDSAVKIYKFDLGVITAGTDGKDAELARVISEEETEVPAFSKTVVQLRIETSFEKRENQDKLLLGILVVTNLVAGKDPNLRMKGTVRYKTALGEVDLPLDEKIRLLPKKPEHEI; from the coding sequence ATGGGAATATTTTCCCCGCATATTAAAGGGCAGAGAATCTTTCTGCCTTTGGTTCTGATTTTAGGGACCTTCTTTCTTTTTAACTCTTGCCTGGGAGATCTAAGGGAGAATGTTAAAAAACTACAGGCTTGTAAGTTTCGGATCTTGGAAACAAAAACGGAGAAGGTAGAAATTCTGCCTTTTCCACCTTCTCCCAAGATCGTGATGATATCTAAATTGGAAATAGAGAACCCGAACGATTCTGCCGTTAAAATTTATAAGTTTGATCTTGGTGTGATTACAGCCGGCACAGATGGAAAAGATGCGGAATTGGCTCGGGTGATCTCGGAAGAAGAAACAGAGGTCCCGGCTTTTTCCAAAACCGTTGTCCAACTCAGGATAGAAACAAGCTTTGAAAAGAGAGAGAATCAGGATAAACTATTACTTGGAATTTTAGTAGTCACGAACCTGGTCGCTGGAAAAGATCCGAATTTGAGAATGAAAGGAACTGTGAGATACAAAACCGCTTTAGGAGAAGTAGATCTTCCTTTGGATGAAAAAATACGATTATTACCTAAGAAGCCGGAGCATGAAATTTAA
- a CDS encoding LIC13255 family lipoprotein produces the protein MKFNSLSFRTASKSLILILILTLGLSNCSNVDDDFYTFGEAGAKIIVAYAAKDVECGSNRQITSLVPGKQRKKDVDNCVASVAFEKCSFWIQAGDPVPFACKAIEYRLK, from the coding sequence ATGAAATTTAACTCTTTAAGTTTTAGAACTGCCAGTAAAAGCCTAATTCTTATTTTAATCTTAACTCTAGGTTTGTCGAATTGTTCCAATGTGGACGACGATTTTTATACATTCGGAGAAGCGGGGGCTAAGATCATAGTAGCTTATGCTGCAAAAGATGTGGAATGCGGGTCGAACAGACAGATTACTTCTTTGGTTCCGGGAAAACAAAGAAAAAAGGATGTGGATAACTGTGTTGCTTCAGTTGCTTTCGAAAAATGTAGTTTTTGGATCCAAGCAGGAGATCCTGTTCCGTTTGCATGTAAGGCGATCGAGTATAGATTGAAGTGA
- a CDS encoding DUF1175 family protein translates to MKFRICYLLIFLLLQCNSYFESVLDPTELRMPADGKSVAVLKISNPIFGVKDHFLREKIDPELLKLLSSEKNEREDVLRVQAGKIPTNITIRTEKGRTVQISLFSRDGDFDQDGFPDSAELRTESDRQAFRDWFVRVSLSQYLKENSSWNLKERDCSGLIRFAYKESLKAHTQDWQTRTGILLDKNLPDVREFNYPDIPYIGKNLFRIGEGKFGEFADAESLEKFHTYFVTKELESGQAGDILFFRSDRGVGTNFHSMILVEGESKNPQLLYHTGSDRGIKLIRAKELERSVLFSPEKNNRNFLGVYRFRILD, encoded by the coding sequence TTGAAGTTTCGAATTTGTTATCTTCTAATATTCTTACTACTCCAATGTAATTCTTATTTCGAATCCGTTTTGGATCCGACTGAATTAAGAATGCCTGCAGACGGTAAATCAGTTGCTGTTCTAAAAATTTCGAATCCGATCTTCGGTGTGAAAGATCATTTCCTACGGGAAAAAATAGATCCTGAATTACTCAAACTTCTCTCGAGCGAAAAAAACGAAAGAGAAGACGTCTTACGTGTGCAAGCGGGGAAGATCCCTACAAATATTACGATCCGGACTGAAAAGGGCAGAACTGTCCAGATATCCCTGTTTAGCAGAGATGGAGATTTTGACCAGGATGGATTTCCTGATTCTGCGGAGCTTAGAACCGAATCCGATCGCCAGGCATTTCGAGACTGGTTTGTGAGGGTATCTTTGTCACAATATTTAAAAGAGAATTCCTCCTGGAATCTAAAGGAAAGAGATTGCAGCGGATTGATTCGTTTCGCATATAAGGAGTCTCTAAAGGCTCATACCCAGGACTGGCAAACTCGGACTGGGATCCTGTTGGATAAAAATTTACCGGATGTCCGGGAATTTAATTACCCGGATATACCCTATATTGGTAAAAATTTATTTCGAATCGGTGAGGGCAAATTCGGAGAATTTGCAGACGCTGAAAGTTTGGAAAAGTTCCATACTTACTTTGTTACCAAAGAGTTGGAGTCTGGACAAGCGGGAGATATTCTCTTTTTCAGATCGGATCGTGGGGTGGGGACAAATTTCCATTCTATGATCCTTGTAGAGGGAGAAAGTAAAAATCCCCAGCTTTTATATCATACAGGTTCGGATCGAGGTATCAAATTGATCCGGGCAAAAGAATTGGAAAGAAGTGTGTTGTTTTCCCCGGAAAAGAATAACCGAAATTTTCTTGGGGTTTATAGATTTCGGATTTTAGACTAG
- a CDS encoding alpha-2-macroglobulin family protein: MRTRVLDRKKIIFSFLAILISALGLFYVKPNLFGSAAFYLGTDRSFGSGENAYVNLEGNGTVNYEFRVYKIADPQTFLTKKVKERLVQENNDGAFGNPIALFTRTLDKFRNDFRKVARKEFNSKTRSELKKTLGVDYEKPDEYKTLAVPAILKDQELVATFSIPTVTSFWAYRRIPVPIRDNGVYLVEGVSGSQLAYTILIKSGLNFLVKQSDAETFVYVGRKDSGEPVSDVDLTLFNLENGQAFQTGKTSSDGTYFYKGRSPVKGLVLAHKNGEYSVSDPEFYSSSFYGEGGPRAYMYTDRPVYRPGDTVYFKGIVRNFSQDDYRAISGAGVIAVASEQGETSIPSIPINISGDNGTFSGEFVVPESENITLGNYSLILNFRDKTFQTEFAVEAYKKPTFLVSVSVPKSNYLQREEVNALVKARYYYGQPVAGQEVAYRVFRRPKFDYSPVGTINFDASSDYLEQSGQSDKQELVLDGKGKLDSKGQYSISFKPDKSDADSVYTIIASVQSEDMTLDGSASFSVNRSAFFVRISKDNSVYEPGKEAKLTVSLIAYDKTLSDVERQKMVGNRNVDLILYNRDIQFVKEANRSKISSLSVMTSASGVGTASFTIPKRGQFVLVAETKDPNGNLTKSETFFWASSVSDSIEIPFKDITLKPGKDIYSVGDTAEILVLSPVSNGHMILTLEGNRIFKKEVVKMKGNALKYAVPITAEMSPNFTLSAVQFSGNDVYKSQVRVVAPPEQKFLKVALDPGRKVYRPGDKAEIRLKTTGLGGGGVSAEVSLAIVDEAIYQIKEEKTPNIGTFFYHPRRNNVQTTLASAYKFFGYSENKRLKLALGKKGDSVYSAMKNEDQARDRFKDTSYWNAKVKTGPDGTATVSFNLPDNLTSWRVTAIAITPDTKVGRGQTSFITKKDLMILGGMPRFIIKGETQKVSATISNQSPSKLPVKVTVKAEGAKILGNSETTINLEPGQNQSLHFDVQTIADPKIKSAKISILAAGAGYQDLLKSEIPLKTWGLPKTISDSLGMEEGEHSGVLNLEAPKELGDPRLEVRLSPASLPALRQSLDYLADYPYGCVEQTMSRFYPLLSAQKAGFISERLRKELPKMIDVGLKRVSELQRTDGGFGWFEGGVESDVLMSAYVYRGLAVSQKNGAKVSAPVLNRARAYLYDVLGKGDLSLNAKVYIIFSLSEGGNVEDSIVDGLVKSSAKLNQYGQALLALTLANKGKKAEASSWFKKGVESSGFGKKPFLKLTSYGKNPRWEEDRIETISALLSAGVRLGEDKVILANLASSLLSNRIELAWNNSRDTSAAVLALSEFLASVRESETPANVEIVLNGTSLKTVTLPPKSEQGELYKIPIPSELIRSGSNKVEVLKKDGPVLYATASLYYTDRSKKIQAYSNGIKVKRTYYKLKVDSNDITPVESKTFQPGDLVMVEVAVQKEGDADSYYQIEDSLLPGFSFLQRDAEYYAGDLKMEYLSRQVYDDRAVFFVGGPTKEFKVRYFIRAEVGGKYKVIPARASLMYYSEVTGASSDDEINVGQ; the protein is encoded by the coding sequence ATGAGAACTCGTGTATTGGATCGTAAAAAGATAATATTCTCTTTTCTCGCAATTTTGATCTCTGCATTAGGATTATTTTATGTGAAACCGAATTTATTCGGTTCCGCCGCATTCTATCTCGGAACGGACAGAAGTTTCGGCTCAGGTGAAAATGCTTATGTAAATCTGGAAGGGAATGGAACTGTAAATTACGAATTCAGAGTTTATAAGATCGCGGACCCGCAAACATTCTTGACCAAAAAAGTAAAAGAAAGATTGGTCCAAGAGAATAATGACGGAGCATTCGGAAATCCGATCGCACTTTTTACAAGAACCTTAGACAAATTCAGAAACGATTTCCGTAAGGTTGCCAGAAAAGAATTCAATTCTAAGACAAGATCCGAGCTGAAAAAAACATTAGGGGTTGATTATGAAAAACCTGATGAATATAAAACTCTCGCGGTCCCCGCTATTCTAAAAGACCAAGAGTTGGTTGCTACATTCTCCATTCCGACTGTTACTTCTTTCTGGGCATATCGTAGGATTCCTGTTCCGATCCGAGACAATGGAGTTTATCTTGTAGAAGGTGTTTCCGGATCTCAGCTTGCTTATACAATCCTGATCAAGTCCGGCCTGAACTTTTTAGTAAAACAATCCGATGCGGAAACTTTCGTATATGTGGGCCGCAAAGATAGTGGAGAACCGGTTTCAGATGTGGATCTGACTCTTTTTAATTTGGAGAACGGCCAAGCATTCCAAACCGGAAAAACAAGTTCCGATGGAACGTATTTTTATAAGGGAAGAAGTCCCGTCAAAGGTTTGGTTCTCGCCCATAAGAATGGGGAATATTCAGTTTCCGATCCGGAATTTTATTCCAGTTCTTTTTATGGAGAAGGTGGCCCAAGGGCCTATATGTATACGGATCGTCCCGTATATAGACCGGGAGATACCGTTTATTTTAAGGGAATTGTTAGAAACTTCTCCCAAGATGATTATAGAGCTATTTCCGGTGCAGGTGTGATTGCTGTTGCAAGTGAGCAAGGAGAAACTTCTATCCCTAGTATTCCTATTAATATCTCGGGAGATAATGGGACTTTTTCAGGAGAATTTGTAGTTCCTGAATCGGAGAATATAACTCTTGGAAATTATTCTCTTATATTAAATTTCCGTGATAAAACTTTTCAGACTGAATTTGCCGTAGAGGCTTATAAAAAACCTACTTTCTTGGTTTCAGTATCTGTTCCTAAATCCAATTATTTACAAAGGGAAGAAGTAAACGCTCTTGTAAAGGCCAGATATTATTACGGCCAACCGGTTGCAGGGCAAGAGGTCGCTTATAGAGTATTCCGTAGACCTAAATTCGATTATTCTCCTGTTGGAACGATCAACTTTGATGCTTCTTCCGATTATTTGGAACAGTCCGGTCAAAGTGATAAACAAGAATTGGTTTTAGATGGAAAAGGAAAATTAGATTCCAAAGGGCAATATTCTATCAGCTTTAAACCGGATAAATCTGATGCAGATTCCGTTTATACTATCATTGCCTCCGTTCAGTCCGAGGACATGACCTTGGATGGATCCGCTTCCTTCTCCGTAAATCGAAGCGCATTCTTTGTTAGGATCTCTAAAGACAATTCAGTATACGAACCGGGTAAAGAAGCAAAGTTAACTGTAAGCCTGATCGCTTATGACAAAACCCTGAGCGATGTAGAACGCCAGAAAATGGTGGGAAATCGAAATGTGGATCTCATTCTTTATAATAGGGATATTCAATTCGTAAAAGAGGCAAATCGTTCTAAAATTTCTTCTTTGTCTGTGATGACTTCTGCCTCTGGAGTTGGGACTGCTTCATTCACAATTCCTAAAAGAGGACAATTTGTTTTGGTCGCTGAGACAAAGGACCCCAACGGAAATCTTACAAAGTCGGAAACATTTTTCTGGGCTTCTTCCGTTTCCGATTCTATCGAAATTCCTTTCAAAGATATTACTCTCAAGCCTGGTAAGGATATTTATTCCGTGGGAGATACTGCAGAAATTCTGGTCTTAAGTCCAGTGTCCAACGGGCATATGATATTGACCTTAGAGGGAAATCGTATTTTCAAAAAAGAAGTAGTGAAGATGAAGGGGAATGCTCTGAAATATGCGGTCCCGATCACTGCAGAGATGAGCCCGAACTTCACATTATCTGCAGTTCAATTTTCTGGAAATGATGTTTATAAAAGCCAAGTAAGAGTGGTCGCTCCTCCGGAGCAGAAGTTTCTGAAAGTGGCTCTGGATCCGGGACGTAAGGTATATCGTCCTGGTGATAAAGCGGAGATCCGTTTGAAAACTACCGGTCTGGGTGGCGGCGGAGTATCTGCAGAAGTTTCCCTCGCAATCGTAGATGAGGCTATCTATCAGATTAAAGAGGAGAAAACCCCTAATATAGGAACATTCTTCTATCATCCAAGAAGAAATAACGTGCAGACTACTTTGGCGTCCGCTTATAAGTTTTTCGGTTATTCTGAAAACAAAAGATTAAAACTGGCCTTGGGTAAAAAGGGAGACTCTGTTTATTCTGCGATGAAAAACGAAGACCAGGCTCGGGATCGTTTTAAGGATACAAGTTACTGGAATGCAAAAGTAAAAACAGGGCCTGATGGAACTGCAACAGTTAGTTTTAATCTTCCGGATAATTTGACTTCTTGGAGAGTGACTGCTATTGCTATTACTCCTGATACAAAAGTAGGAAGAGGCCAAACCAGTTTTATTACTAAAAAAGATCTGATGATCTTAGGTGGAATGCCTAGGTTCATTATCAAGGGAGAAACCCAAAAAGTTTCCGCTACAATTTCTAATCAGTCTCCAAGTAAGTTACCTGTTAAGGTTACGGTAAAAGCAGAAGGTGCAAAGATCCTAGGTAACTCCGAAACTACGATCAACTTGGAGCCTGGCCAAAATCAATCTTTACATTTTGATGTGCAGACTATTGCAGATCCTAAGATCAAATCGGCAAAAATCAGCATTCTTGCTGCGGGCGCCGGTTACCAAGATCTACTTAAATCCGAAATTCCACTTAAGACTTGGGGATTACCTAAAACTATTTCGGATAGTTTAGGAATGGAAGAAGGAGAACATTCAGGAGTTCTAAACTTAGAAGCGCCTAAAGAATTAGGAGATCCTCGTTTAGAAGTTCGACTCAGTCCTGCTTCTTTACCTGCATTGAGACAATCTTTGGATTATCTTGCAGATTATCCTTACGGTTGTGTGGAACAAACTATGAGTAGATTCTATCCACTTTTATCCGCTCAAAAAGCAGGCTTCATCAGTGAAAGACTTAGAAAAGAACTTCCTAAGATGATCGATGTTGGACTGAAAAGAGTGTCGGAACTCCAACGAACAGACGGTGGATTCGGTTGGTTCGAAGGTGGGGTTGAAAGTGATGTTCTGATGTCCGCTTATGTTTATAGGGGCTTGGCTGTTAGTCAGAAAAATGGAGCAAAGGTTTCTGCTCCAGTATTGAATAGAGCCAGGGCTTATCTTTATGATGTTTTGGGCAAAGGGGATCTTTCTCTGAATGCAAAAGTATATATTATATTCTCCTTAAGTGAAGGCGGAAATGTAGAAGACTCTATTGTGGATGGCCTGGTAAAATCTTCTGCCAAGCTAAACCAATATGGACAAGCGCTTCTTGCATTGACTTTAGCTAATAAAGGTAAGAAGGCAGAAGCTTCTTCCTGGTTTAAAAAAGGTGTCGAATCCAGTGGATTTGGCAAGAAGCCTTTCCTAAAACTAACCTCTTACGGTAAAAACCCTCGTTGGGAAGAAGACAGGATCGAAACGATTTCTGCACTTTTAAGTGCAGGAGTTCGATTGGGAGAAGATAAGGTGATTCTCGCAAATCTTGCTTCTTCTCTATTATCCAATCGTATAGAACTAGCTTGGAATAACTCAAGAGATACGTCTGCAGCTGTATTGGCTTTGTCTGAGTTTTTAGCTTCTGTTCGTGAATCTGAAACTCCTGCAAATGTGGAGATCGTGCTGAACGGAACCAGCTTAAAAACTGTAACACTTCCTCCTAAGTCGGAACAGGGAGAATTGTATAAGATTCCTATTCCTTCCGAGTTGATACGATCCGGATCGAACAAAGTAGAAGTTTTGAAGAAGGACGGGCCTGTACTTTATGCGACTGCTTCCTTATACTATACGGATCGAAGCAAGAAGATACAAGCTTACTCGAATGGTATCAAAGTAAAACGAACCTATTATAAATTAAAAGTGGATTCGAATGATATCACTCCTGTGGAATCCAAAACTTTCCAACCGGGAGATTTGGTAATGGTCGAAGTTGCGGTTCAGAAAGAAGGTGATGCGGATTCTTATTACCAAATAGAAGATTCTCTGCTACCTGGATTTTCTTTCTTACAAAGAGATGCGGAGTATTATGCAGGCGATCTGAAGATGGAATATCTAAGTCGTCAGGTTTATGATGATCGAGCCGTTTTCTTTGTAGGAGGTCCTACAAAAGAATTTAAGGTCAGATATTTTATCAGAGCAGAAGTAGGCGGGAAATATAAGGTAATACCGGCTAGAGCGTCCTTGATGTATTATTCAGAAGTAACAGGAGCGAGTTCAGACGATGAAATCAACGTTGGTCAATAA
- a CDS encoding YfaP family protein, producing the protein MKSTLVNNLLIIALLLFGSATFAQTVTIDSPHGGFTTERIQTVSGSVSGNLEKATIVINGIPQSIRLHGGKFSLSTVVAPGTNLIEVKAGNASDRVSFFAAVPPRDIKVVLTWDTATDVDLWVLDPTGEKCFYANRSTKSGGNLDVDVVDGYGPETFTMSKALPGNYSIQVQYYGSYDKPVTRVNVYVVLNEGKPNERRKQFQFVMTRSQQVYHIANFEIDPES; encoded by the coding sequence ATGAAATCAACGTTGGTCAATAATTTACTCATAATTGCTCTTTTACTTTTTGGATCTGCTACATTTGCGCAGACGGTTACTATAGATTCTCCTCATGGAGGTTTCACTACGGAGAGGATCCAAACCGTTTCCGGTTCCGTTAGTGGAAATCTGGAAAAGGCAACCATCGTAATTAACGGAATTCCTCAATCGATCCGTTTGCATGGGGGGAAATTTTCCTTAAGCACTGTAGTCGCTCCAGGAACAAATTTGATAGAAGTAAAAGCAGGCAATGCAAGCGATCGAGTTTCCTTCTTCGCCGCTGTTCCACCTCGAGATATCAAAGTTGTTCTGACCTGGGACACTGCGACTGATGTGGATCTTTGGGTCTTAGATCCTACTGGGGAAAAATGTTTTTATGCAAATCGTTCTACCAAGTCTGGGGGAAATCTGGACGTAGACGTAGTAGATGGATATGGACCGGAAACATTTACCATGTCCAAGGCGCTACCTGGGAATTATTCCATACAAGTGCAATATTACGGCTCTTATGATAAACCGGTCACAAGAGTGAATGTGTATGTGGTTTTGAATGAAGGAAAACCGAATGAGAGAAGGAAACAATTTCAGTTCGTGATGACCCGTTCCCAACAAGTTTATCATATTGCGAATTTCGAGATAGATCCGGAATCCTAA
- a CDS encoding DUF2135 domain-containing protein has protein sequence MFFFDSNISFGKSNRSFGTRSLASIIVIYSLSIMYLDAETVSIDSPHGGFTTERIQKISGTVTGINPEKVTVVLNGIPQMVPLYAGKFSFSTVASPGDNLVEVRAGKAYDKVSFFAKVPPRDIKVVLTWDTASYTDLWVIDPSGEKCYWAHTSTKSGGNLVYDDATFSPQTFTMSKALPGNYAVQAQYYAPFNAQVTRAKVYVVLYEGTPREKRKQYQFTMTRAQQVYHLGNFEIEPD, from the coding sequence ATGTTTTTTTTCGATTCAAATATATCTTTTGGAAAGTCGAATAGAAGTTTTGGAACCCGTTCCCTTGCTTCTATTATCGTGATATATTCACTTTCCATAATGTATTTGGATGCGGAAACTGTATCTATTGATTCTCCTCACGGTGGTTTTACTACGGAGAGAATCCAAAAAATCTCCGGAACCGTAACTGGTATTAACCCAGAAAAGGTCACAGTAGTTCTGAATGGAATCCCGCAGATGGTGCCTTTGTATGCCGGTAAATTTTCCTTTAGCACAGTAGCTTCTCCCGGAGACAATCTGGTGGAGGTTCGTGCCGGGAAGGCATATGATAAGGTTAGTTTTTTTGCAAAAGTTCCACCTCGAGATATCAAAGTTGTCCTGACCTGGGATACTGCAAGTTACACGGATCTTTGGGTAATCGATCCTTCAGGGGAGAAGTGTTACTGGGCCCATACTTCCACTAAGTCAGGAGGTAATCTAGTTTATGATGATGCCACTTTTTCTCCTCAGACTTTCACAATGTCTAAGGCTTTACCCGGAAATTATGCAGTCCAGGCCCAATACTATGCTCCATTTAACGCACAAGTGACACGAGCCAAAGTGTATGTGGTTCTATACGAAGGAACTCCCAGAGAAAAAAGAAAACAATACCAATTCACTATGACCAGAGCCCAGCAAGTATATCATCTGGGAAATTTTGAGATAGAGCCGGACTGA